In one window of Pseudomonas chlororaphis subsp. chlororaphis DNA:
- a CDS encoding LuxR C-terminal-related transcriptional regulator, which yields MTSLSIGPVHAPKPAALLFAQPAFCEPRLELASRPRSVLSLPPTDSQQRLQLTSVLNCITSARSIAELTQQTQLALPQILPCENFVFASGRVRAHRVFFSHLIHPDSVSDDLIKAIVGRDGMIPPLGIDPIEHCGRPKFTTLERLGNSPDQVWAKIFREHGIRNLGWTLLPGLHRNTFTGYFFHNISATVAHESKMRMMVFAPYLHIALNRALGSKLLRHNPGPNHQLLSILSSREAEISRWVARGKTNWEIGQILGISDKTVKTHLQNIFSKLQASSRAQIAALFCDE from the coding sequence ATGACCAGTCTATCGATCGGCCCGGTGCATGCGCCCAAGCCCGCGGCGCTGCTGTTTGCCCAGCCGGCCTTCTGCGAACCGCGGCTGGAACTGGCCAGCCGCCCGCGGTCGGTGCTGTCGTTGCCGCCCACCGACAGCCAGCAACGGCTGCAACTGACCAGCGTGCTCAACTGCATCACCTCGGCGCGCAGCATCGCCGAGCTGACGCAGCAGACCCAGTTGGCGCTGCCGCAGATCCTGCCGTGCGAGAACTTTGTGTTCGCCAGCGGCAGGGTCCGCGCGCACCGGGTGTTCTTTTCGCACCTGATTCATCCGGACAGCGTCTCCGATGACCTGATCAAGGCTATCGTCGGTCGCGACGGCATGATTCCGCCGCTGGGCATCGACCCCATCGAGCACTGCGGGCGCCCCAAGTTCACCACCCTGGAGCGGCTGGGCAACTCGCCGGACCAGGTGTGGGCGAAGATCTTTCGCGAACACGGCATACGCAACCTGGGCTGGACCCTGCTGCCCGGATTGCACCGCAACACCTTCACCGGCTACTTCTTTCACAACATCTCGGCCACAGTGGCCCACGAAAGCAAAATGCGCATGATGGTCTTCGCCCCGTACCTGCACATCGCCCTGAACCGGGCGCTGGGTAGCAAACTGTTGCGCCACAACCCGGGGCCGAACCATCAACTGTTGTCCATCCTGTCCAGCCGCGAAGCGGAGATTTCGCGCTGGGTGGCCCGAGGCAAGACCAACTGGGAGATTGGCCAGATCCTCGGCATCAGCGACAAGACCGTGAAAACCCATCTGCAGAACATCTTCTCCAAACTCCAGGCGTCGAGTCGGGCGCAGATCGCGGCGTTGTTCTGCGACGAGTGA
- a CDS encoding fatty acid desaturase: MSSDFLYPPRPANVGRGFHCLAIPLFSLLLVFNTAAIAVILALSCTLQAGRRSLSWLPGMKALGNWLVTSYHRLLQPLADRLLKDPRDEPILAAAISLGLTAGPVFIAQLWLKEISWLLVLLFYAFVYGPNIRGFVRSFSAMHQEGHVPGGIFKRSSLLDRWVGNSFLYMFFAIPMGLIPHAAAHLQQHHRENAGPLDVYATARYDHASAWDFAVYMVREVMYQQFMVSPWLYFKSKHKRSQARAMVMGNLVHVGLFVALACYSLPIAVLYMLVPWCASNFLMGVIHWSQHAFYGGQQDPKDWMYNTVTLLETPVNILNEGYHACHHHWSVGHWSESPALFERLKPELAAAGSMVFRDLSVFGLFVLLMLRRFDALADKLDWWQPLDHAEKVRLLQFRVLPAPIAAHEHAHQRRLATPRNADEPTPAHSALGQP; the protein is encoded by the coding sequence ATGAGTAGCGATTTTCTCTATCCGCCGCGCCCGGCCAATGTCGGTCGCGGGTTTCACTGCCTGGCTATTCCGCTGTTCAGCCTGCTGCTGGTGTTCAACACCGCGGCCATCGCTGTGATTCTGGCCCTGTCATGCACCTTGCAGGCCGGGCGCCGGTCGTTGTCGTGGCTGCCGGGCATGAAGGCCCTGGGCAACTGGCTGGTGACGAGCTATCACCGCTTGTTGCAACCCCTGGCCGACCGCTTGCTCAAGGACCCGCGGGACGAGCCGATCCTGGCCGCCGCCATCAGCCTGGGCCTGACCGCCGGGCCGGTGTTCATTGCCCAGCTGTGGCTCAAGGAAATCTCCTGGTTGCTGGTGCTGCTGTTCTACGCCTTCGTCTATGGGCCGAACATTCGCGGCTTTGTCCGCTCCTTCAGCGCCATGCATCAGGAAGGCCATGTGCCCGGCGGCATCTTCAAGCGTTCGAGCCTGCTCGATCGCTGGGTCGGCAATTCCTTCCTGTACATGTTCTTCGCCATTCCCATGGGCCTGATCCCCCATGCGGCGGCGCACCTGCAACAGCATCACCGGGAAAACGCCGGGCCGCTGGATGTCTACGCCACCGCGCGCTACGACCATGCCAGCGCCTGGGATTTCGCCGTGTATATGGTGCGCGAGGTGATGTACCAGCAGTTCATGGTTTCGCCCTGGCTGTACTTCAAGAGCAAACACAAGCGCAGCCAGGCCCGGGCCATGGTCATGGGCAACCTGGTGCATGTCGGGCTGTTCGTCGCGCTGGCGTGCTACAGCCTGCCGATCGCGGTGCTCTACATGCTGGTGCCCTGGTGCGCGAGCAATTTCCTGATGGGCGTCATCCACTGGAGCCAGCACGCCTTCTACGGCGGCCAGCAAGACCCCAAGGACTGGATGTACAACACCGTGACCCTGCTGGAAACACCGGTGAACATCCTCAACGAGGGTTACCACGCCTGCCACCATCACTGGTCCGTCGGCCACTGGTCGGAGAGCCCGGCGCTGTTCGAGCGGCTCAAGCCGGAACTGGCGGCCGCGGGTTCCATGGTGTTTCGCGACCTCAGCGTATTCGGCCTGTTCGTGCTGCTGATGCTGCGCCGCTTCGATGCGTTGGCGGACAAGCTCGACTGGTGGCAGCCGCTGGACCACGCAGAGAAAGTCCGCCTGCTGCAATTCCGGGTGCTGCCGGCGCCCATCGCGGCCCATGAACATGCCCATCAACGGCGCCTCGCCACACCGCGCAACGCCGACGAACCCACCCCCGCGCACAGCGCCCTGGGCCAGCCATGA
- a CDS encoding aminotransferase class III-fold pyridoxal phosphate-dependent enzyme — MADSLLNITRQELLEFVGLNETVVRAQGTRIETASGQTLIDFVGQFGAVPFGYGAAPITEAIHTFLASGQASLVQPLINPGAEELARRLIELAPGTHSKVTFTTSGAETVEAAIKLCRAATQRELVIGTLTGFHGKTQGAVGVTGKATYREPFQIRADGFSHLPYGDLEALEELLKTRRAAAFFVEAVQGEAGMITPPPGYLLAAQNLCRQYGTLFVLDEIQTGLGRTGELFAATAHGLEPDVVLLAKALGGGVAAIGACIYGEQCWSRDFDRHHSSTFAVNGFSAAIGLAVLDQLTANDGAQLKHAAEQGAYLYAGLSRLVQDYPEVFHSLDGRGLMLGLKFRRWSGERLYTLSLASAFGALVPIVCGYLKSRHGVYCLPTLTEGNVLRIQPPLCIERADIDLLLEGLKAVAELVVHNQQHRLILEAHGYAGPRGALSPWIAAGKPRSSGRCLGRFAFLLHPTTAESVNGDSVVDGLGLSAAEKTFMQGWLDDFSEWAKPDLDAGVSYHARRVYNDAGDYVEGWLVGSLLQPRDLMRLSLGKRRKLLANYLDSVAELEVDFVGLGAYTSVISSAGVDVINERFHTTTGNSLTAMVGVDALLSTCANRGAPLAKRLTGVIGAYGSVGRLASLRLGRFCEHLVLLGNGANRGAMDELRLVAGELYRDALLQIQGGHSSGIAKTLVLLLPSLASVEQLLDRDLGDEEQLRMLFDSVDALAQGKPQVQPPLVITADLGHWLPRLETVLSATSNGSAFIDPLVLHQNAIICDCAQPPDIGHVTLALRPDVTVIEGGLIHLPDRSQRFGQQNLTGLPTGVTFSCLAETMVLTMAGLQRDYSIGKRPPLEDAEAIFDLARAFGFTPAVEQLIEKAG, encoded by the coding sequence ATGGCTGATTCATTGCTCAATATCACCCGCCAGGAACTGCTGGAATTCGTCGGCCTCAACGAGACCGTGGTGCGCGCCCAGGGCACCCGCATCGAAACCGCCAGCGGCCAGACCCTGATCGATTTCGTCGGCCAGTTCGGCGCGGTGCCCTTCGGTTATGGCGCGGCACCTATTACCGAGGCGATCCACACCTTTCTCGCCAGCGGCCAGGCCTCGCTGGTCCAGCCGCTGATCAACCCCGGCGCCGAAGAACTGGCGCGGCGCCTGATCGAGCTGGCGCCCGGCACCCACTCGAAGGTGACCTTTACCACCAGCGGCGCGGAGACCGTCGAAGCGGCGATCAAGCTGTGCCGCGCCGCGACCCAGCGCGAACTGGTGATCGGCACCCTGACCGGTTTTCACGGCAAGACCCAGGGCGCGGTCGGGGTCACCGGCAAGGCCACTTACCGCGAGCCGTTCCAGATCCGCGCCGATGGTTTCAGCCATTTGCCCTATGGCGACCTGGAGGCCCTCGAGGAGCTGCTGAAAACCCGACGCGCCGCAGCCTTTTTCGTCGAGGCGGTGCAAGGCGAGGCGGGCATGATCACCCCACCGCCAGGCTACCTGCTGGCGGCGCAGAACCTCTGTCGCCAATACGGCACCCTGTTCGTGCTCGACGAGATCCAGACGGGCCTGGGCCGCACCGGCGAGCTGTTTGCCGCCACCGCCCACGGTCTGGAACCGGACGTGGTGCTGTTGGCCAAGGCCTTGGGCGGCGGCGTCGCGGCCATCGGCGCGTGCATCTACGGCGAGCAGTGCTGGAGCCGCGATTTCGACCGGCACCACAGCTCCACCTTCGCCGTCAACGGCTTCAGCGCCGCCATCGGCCTGGCCGTGCTCGATCAGCTCACCGCCAACGACGGCGCCCAGCTCAAGCATGCGGCGGAGCAGGGCGCCTACCTGTACGCCGGGCTGTCGCGGCTGGTGCAGGACTATCCCGAGGTGTTCCACAGCCTCGACGGCCGCGGCCTGATGCTCGGCCTGAAGTTTCGCCGCTGGAGCGGCGAGCGCCTGTATACGCTGTCCCTGGCCAGCGCTTTCGGCGCCCTGGTGCCGATCGTCTGCGGCTACCTGAAAAGCCGGCATGGCGTGTACTGCCTGCCGACCCTCACCGAAGGCAACGTGCTGCGCATCCAGCCGCCGCTGTGCATCGAGCGCGCCGATATCGACCTGCTGCTCGAAGGCCTCAAGGCGGTGGCGGAACTGGTGGTGCATAACCAGCAACACCGGTTGATTCTCGAAGCCCACGGTTATGCCGGGCCACGGGGGGCCCTGAGCCCCTGGATCGCAGCGGGCAAACCACGCAGCAGCGGGCGTTGCCTGGGGCGCTTTGCCTTCCTGCTGCACCCGACCACCGCCGAGAGCGTCAACGGCGACAGCGTGGTGGATGGCCTGGGGCTGTCGGCGGCGGAAAAAACCTTTATGCAGGGCTGGCTCGACGACTTCTCCGAATGGGCCAAGCCCGACCTCGACGCCGGGGTGTCCTATCACGCCCGCCGGGTCTACAACGATGCCGGCGACTACGTCGAAGGCTGGCTGGTCGGCAGCCTGCTGCAACCGCGCGACCTGATGCGCCTGAGCCTGGGCAAGCGGCGCAAGCTGCTGGCCAATTACCTGGACAGCGTCGCCGAGCTGGAGGTGGATTTCGTCGGGCTGGGGGCCTACACCTCGGTGATTTCCAGTGCCGGCGTGGATGTCATCAATGAGCGGTTCCACACCACCACCGGCAACAGCCTGACGGCCATGGTCGGTGTCGATGCGCTGCTGAGCACTTGCGCCAACCGCGGCGCGCCGCTGGCCAAGCGCCTGACCGGGGTGATCGGTGCCTACGGTTCGGTGGGTCGCCTGGCCAGCCTGCGCCTGGGGCGCTTCTGCGAGCACCTGGTATTGCTCGGCAATGGGGCCAATCGGGGCGCCATGGACGAGCTGCGGCTGGTGGCCGGCGAGTTGTATCGCGATGCCTTGCTGCAGATCCAGGGCGGCCACAGCAGCGGTATCGCCAAGACCCTGGTGCTGCTCCTGCCGAGCCTGGCCAGCGTCGAGCAACTGCTGGATCGCGACCTTGGCGACGAGGAGCAATTGCGCATGCTGTTCGACAGCGTCGACGCCCTGGCCCAGGGCAAGCCGCAGGTGCAGCCGCCGCTGGTGATCACCGCGGACCTGGGCCACTGGCTGCCGCGCCTGGAAACCGTGCTCTCGGCGACCTCCAATGGCTCGGCCTTTATCGATCCGCTGGTGCTGCATCAGAACGCGATCATCTGCGACTGCGCGCAGCCGCCGGACATCGGCCACGTCACCCTGGCACTGCGCCCGGACGTCACGGTGATCGAAGGCGGCCTGATCCATCTGCCCGACCGCAGCCAGCGTTTCGGCCAGCAGAACCTCACCGGTCTGCCCACGGGCGTGACCTTCAGCTGCCTGGCCGAAACCATGGTCCTGACCATGGCCGGCCTGCAGCGCGACTACAGCATCGGCAAGCGTCCTCCACTGGAGGATGCCGAAGCGATCTTCGACCTGGCCCGAGCCTTCGGTTTCACCCCCGCGGTGGAGCAGTTGATCGAAAAAGCCGGTTAA
- a CDS encoding fatty acyl-AMP ligase has protein sequence MTTNDHDSDVPYANFSECLQLHAHTIPDRLAYRFLHNGRDEETLITFSELDRAARAAAARLQGHCQAGDRVLILLKPGLDYVIAFMGCLYAGLVAVPAYPPGATKTLDRLDGIIDDCQPTAALASGEDVPTILARLGQAQSPRVLDMASLDLALASEWRAVPVTRDDIAFLQYTSGSTGIPKGVAVTHGNLIHNSRSISRVFLTHKDSHLVSWLPPYHDMGLIGGILQSLFVGFGSTLLAPIHFLQRPLRWLQAISTYRGTVSGGPNFAYELCLRKIKDEELAGLDLSSWEVAFNGAEHVRAQTIAAFHERFARAGFASTSAFPCYGLAEGTLMVSAGGSKREPVIRQFHAGLLEDNVARLHEGPGSDAELRLRTLVSSGRGIPGQGPFICDPHTEQPLEDGRVGEICILGDSVASGYWQRPESTAAAFRPAPPALGWSRYFRTGDLGFLLDGELFVTGRLKDLIIVNGVNHHPGDIENTVLRTHDSFRPDGTAAFSIETGDSEQVVIAQEIERRALRSLDLPQLFSDLKARLWQQHQLARPVLLLVFGGSLPRTSSGKIKRQECRKQFAPWLAALDSAAPAEAHPLDKSVIAVESNGRVLRDITVDSQVVEA, from the coding sequence ATGACTACGAACGACCACGATAGCGACGTTCCGTATGCGAATTTTTCGGAATGTCTGCAGCTTCACGCCCATACGATCCCGGACCGATTGGCCTATCGTTTTCTGCACAACGGGCGAGACGAAGAAACCCTGATCACCTTCTCTGAACTGGACCGCGCGGCCCGAGCGGCGGCGGCCCGGTTGCAGGGGCATTGCCAGGCGGGGGACAGGGTGCTGATCCTGCTCAAGCCAGGCCTGGACTATGTGATCGCCTTCATGGGCTGTCTGTATGCCGGGCTGGTGGCGGTGCCGGCCTACCCGCCGGGGGCGACCAAGACCCTGGACCGGCTGGACGGCATCATCGACGACTGCCAGCCGACGGCGGCACTGGCCAGTGGCGAGGATGTCCCGACCATCCTCGCCCGGCTGGGGCAGGCGCAGAGTCCGCGGGTGCTGGACATGGCGAGTCTCGACCTGGCCCTGGCCAGCGAGTGGCGGGCCGTCCCGGTAACCCGGGACGATATCGCCTTTTTGCAATACACCTCCGGCTCCACCGGGATTCCCAAAGGAGTGGCGGTGACCCACGGCAACCTGATTCACAATTCGCGCAGCATCAGCCGCGTTTTTTTGACCCACAAGGACAGCCACCTGGTCAGCTGGCTGCCGCCGTATCACGACATGGGTCTGATCGGCGGCATCCTGCAATCCTTGTTCGTCGGCTTCGGCTCGACCCTGCTGGCGCCGATCCACTTCCTGCAACGGCCGCTGCGCTGGTTGCAGGCCATCAGCACCTACCGCGGCACCGTCAGCGGCGGGCCGAACTTCGCCTATGAATTGTGCCTGCGCAAGATCAAGGACGAAGAGCTGGCGGGCCTCGACCTGAGCAGCTGGGAGGTGGCGTTCAACGGCGCCGAGCATGTGCGGGCGCAGACCATTGCCGCCTTTCATGAGCGTTTCGCCCGCGCCGGTTTTGCCAGTACCTCGGCCTTTCCCTGCTACGGGCTGGCCGAAGGCACGCTGATGGTCAGCGCCGGCGGCAGCAAGCGCGAGCCGGTGATCCGCCAGTTCCATGCCGGCTTGCTGGAGGACAATGTGGCACGCCTGCATGAAGGCCCGGGCAGCGACGCCGAGTTGCGCCTGCGCACCCTGGTCAGCAGCGGTCGCGGCATTCCCGGGCAGGGCCCGTTCATCTGCGACCCGCACACCGAGCAGCCGCTGGAGGACGGGCGGGTCGGGGAGATCTGCATCCTCGGCGACAGCGTCGCCAGCGGTTACTGGCAGCGCCCGGAGAGCACCGCCGCGGCCTTTCGCCCGGCGCCGCCGGCGCTCGGCTGGTCGCGCTACTTTCGCACCGGCGACCTGGGCTTCCTGCTCGACGGCGAGCTGTTCGTCACCGGGCGGCTCAAGGACCTGATCATCGTCAATGGCGTCAACCATCACCCTGGCGATATCGAGAACACCGTGCTGCGCACCCATGACAGCTTTCGCCCGGACGGCACCGCGGCCTTCAGCATCGAGACCGGCGACAGCGAGCAGGTGGTGATCGCCCAGGAAATCGAGCGGCGTGCCTTGCGCAGTCTCGACCTGCCACAGTTGTTCAGCGACTTGAAAGCGCGGCTGTGGCAACAGCACCAACTGGCGCGGCCGGTGCTGTTGCTGGTGTTCGGCGGGTCGTTGCCGCGTACCTCCAGCGGCAAGATCAAGCGCCAGGAGTGCCGCAAGCAGTTCGCTCCCTGGCTGGCGGCACTCGATAGCGCCGCGCCGGCCGAAGCCCACCCGCTGGACAAGTCGGTGATCGCGGTGGAGAGCAACGGCCGGGTATTGCGTGACATCACCGTCGACAGCCAGGTCGTGGAAGCATGA
- a CDS encoding acyl-CoA dehydrogenase family protein: MSMHNARNATEKYLPGLLAALRERGLMALEQADPAVLCGLFRDYRAAGLIIPETYGGLGASPEETVEILRAIGSLCPSLAVMMTMHHHTIATIVQLGGLIPAAEELLWGITQDQLLIASAFAEGKPGSEIFNRSVKARPVEGGFVLDGSKKPCTMSHHMDVIVVGVACEQDDGSVSQGFAVVFADGSTITREPFWNATVLRATDSNELVFNGVFVPSERMLLADGADSEEVAATAMETSLNGLSWFQLMVGGSYLGVASALVDRLLRKPFADPAQLALLCIELEGAHQALLGTAGELQAQQDAPMNTYHKALCTRFLVQAAIERATNLSVELLGGMAFIASDEVAYLLAASRAIGFHPISRSAATPLLAQFLRESYSA; this comes from the coding sequence ATGTCGATGCACAACGCCCGCAACGCCACCGAGAAGTACCTGCCGGGCCTGCTCGCCGCCCTCCGGGAGCGCGGCCTGATGGCCCTGGAGCAAGCCGATCCGGCCGTGCTCTGCGGGTTGTTTCGCGACTACCGCGCCGCCGGCCTGATCATCCCCGAGACCTACGGCGGCCTCGGCGCCTCGCCGGAGGAAACCGTGGAGATCCTGCGCGCCATCGGTTCGCTGTGCCCGTCCCTGGCGGTGATGATGACCATGCATCACCACACCATCGCCACCATCGTGCAACTGGGCGGGCTGATCCCGGCGGCGGAAGAGCTGCTGTGGGGCATCACCCAGGACCAGTTGCTGATCGCCTCGGCCTTCGCCGAGGGCAAGCCGGGCTCGGAGATCTTCAACCGCAGCGTCAAGGCGCGGCCGGTGGAGGGCGGTTTCGTCCTCGACGGCAGCAAGAAGCCCTGCACCATGAGCCACCACATGGACGTGATCGTGGTCGGCGTCGCCTGTGAACAGGACGACGGCAGCGTCAGCCAGGGCTTTGCCGTGGTCTTTGCCGATGGCAGCACGATCACCCGCGAACCCTTCTGGAACGCCACGGTGCTACGTGCCACCGACAGCAACGAACTGGTGTTCAACGGCGTGTTCGTGCCCAGCGAGCGCATGCTGCTGGCCGACGGCGCCGACAGCGAAGAAGTGGCCGCCACCGCCATGGAAACCTCGCTCAACGGCCTGAGCTGGTTCCAGCTGATGGTCGGCGGCAGCTACCTGGGCGTGGCTTCGGCGCTGGTCGACCGGTTGCTGAGAAAGCCCTTCGCCGACCCCGCGCAACTGGCCCTGCTGTGCATCGAGCTGGAGGGCGCCCATCAGGCGCTGCTCGGCACCGCCGGCGAATTGCAGGCGCAACAGGATGCGCCGATGAACACCTACCACAAGGCGCTGTGCACGCGCTTCCTGGTGCAGGCGGCGATCGAGCGGGCGACCAACCTCAGCGTCGAGCTGTTGGGTGGCATGGCGTTCATCGCCTCCGACGAAGTGGCCTATCTGCTGGCGGCCTCCCGGGCGATCGGCTTCCACCCGATCTCCCGCAGCGCCGCCACGCCGTTGCTGGCGCAGTTCCTGCGCGAGTCCTACAGCGCCTGA
- a CDS encoding ferredoxin--NADP reductase — MNRPLTLKVAAIERETDDAVTIHLKQPLLRKVRYSAGQYLTLEVDVDGAKGCRAYSISSTPGLDKTLSITVKRVAGGKVSNRLVQELSAGDAVQTLGTHGRFTFAPQPGRGRHLVLLAAGSGITPIFSILKSALHFEPDAQVSLIYGNRNQQSVIFRDKLDQLRQTFGERLQLVHVLSRPDTPGAHEGRLTRQRVIDILGALPGPQAREYYSCGPSGMMDEVTAALEALGIAPESVHQERFTPAKAPVASGDTEKRVELLMQGQAFSFTVAPGQTLLDAALASGVQPPFSCRSGFCTACVCTRLAGQVRMREDHGLSADELNRGQALLCVGYPLTDDVRLQVD; from the coding sequence ATGAACCGTCCCCTGACTTTGAAAGTCGCCGCCATCGAACGGGAAACCGACGATGCGGTGACCATTCACCTCAAGCAGCCGCTGCTGCGCAAAGTCCGCTACAGCGCCGGGCAGTACCTGACCCTGGAGGTCGACGTCGACGGCGCCAAGGGCTGCCGCGCCTATTCCATCAGCAGCACGCCGGGGCTGGACAAGACCCTGTCAATCACCGTCAAGCGCGTGGCCGGCGGCAAGGTTTCCAACCGCCTGGTGCAGGAGCTGAGCGCCGGCGACGCGGTGCAGACCCTCGGCACCCACGGCCGCTTCACCTTCGCCCCGCAGCCGGGCCGGGGGCGGCACCTGGTGCTGCTGGCGGCGGGCAGCGGGATCACGCCGATCTTCTCGATCCTCAAGTCGGCGCTGCACTTCGAGCCGGACGCCCAGGTGTCGCTGATCTACGGCAACCGCAATCAGCAGTCGGTGATCTTTCGCGACAAGCTCGACCAGCTGCGCCAGACCTTCGGCGAGCGCTTGCAACTGGTGCATGTGCTGTCGCGGCCGGACACCCCGGGGGCCCACGAAGGACGCCTGACCCGGCAGCGGGTGATCGACATTCTCGGCGCGCTGCCCGGCCCGCAAGCCCGCGAATACTACAGCTGCGGCCCCAGCGGCATGATGGACGAGGTGACCGCCGCCCTGGAGGCCCTGGGCATCGCCCCGGAAAGCGTGCACCAGGAGCGTTTCACCCCGGCCAAGGCGCCAGTGGCCAGCGGCGACACGGAAAAACGCGTGGAGCTGCTGATGCAGGGCCAGGCGTTCAGTTTCACGGTCGCCCCGGGCCAGACCCTGCTCGACGCGGCCCTGGCCAGCGGCGTGCAGCCACCGTTTTCCTGCCGCAGCGGTTTCTGCACGGCCTGCGTCTGCACCCGGCTGGCGGGGCAGGTACGCATGCGCGAGGACCATGGGCTGTCGGCGGACGAACTGAACCGGGGCCAGGCACTGTTGTGCGTGGGCTATCCATTGACGGACGACGTGCGCCTGCAAGTCGATTAG
- a CDS encoding amidase yields MSFSEYATFDAVGLADLVRTGQVRPSELLEEAIRRIEAFNPAVNAVVYKAYDKARAQAAAQDKAPPTGALHGVPFLLKDILGDCQDLPSTLASRMLQARVMPQDCELVKRFRQAGLVFVGKTNAPEFGILPTTEGAFHGPARNPWNLEYSTGGSSGGAAAAVATGMVPAAHGNDGGGSIRIPASCCGLVGLKPTRARNSLAPDFGELLSGLLDEHVLTRSVRDSAALLDATHGVVPGDPYRAPPMQGRFLDQLGREPGRLRIAYSSTDPAGRPLHPDCIAAVESTARLLESLGHHVEEAAPQLDLQSFAEAFSALWFSGIAFAVELMSLQLGRGPLPGELENLTQAVHQRGLGVSAVEYQMSELVLQQVGREMARFHQTYDCWLTPTLARPPLRNGVVDIHSSDLESTYGPLIDYSPFTAIHNASGQPAISLPLHWNAEGLPIGLMLSAAFGEEGLLFRLAGQLEQARPWKDRRPQLFLQHSSDEAVIG; encoded by the coding sequence ATGTCTTTTAGCGAATACGCCACCTTCGATGCGGTCGGCCTGGCCGATCTGGTCAGGACCGGGCAGGTACGCCCCTCCGAACTGCTGGAGGAAGCCATACGCCGCATCGAAGCCTTCAACCCGGCGGTCAACGCCGTGGTCTACAAAGCCTACGACAAAGCCCGGGCGCAGGCCGCCGCACAGGACAAGGCGCCGCCGACCGGCGCGCTGCACGGCGTGCCGTTCCTGCTCAAGGACATCCTCGGCGACTGCCAGGACCTGCCTTCGACCCTCGCCTCGCGCATGCTGCAAGCGCGGGTCATGCCCCAGGACTGTGAGCTGGTGAAGCGCTTTCGCCAGGCCGGACTGGTGTTCGTCGGCAAGACCAACGCCCCGGAGTTCGGCATTCTGCCCACCACCGAAGGCGCCTTCCATGGCCCGGCGCGCAACCCGTGGAACCTGGAGTATTCCACCGGCGGCTCCAGTGGCGGCGCGGCCGCCGCGGTGGCCACCGGCATGGTCCCGGCGGCCCATGGCAACGACGGCGGCGGCTCGATCCGCATTCCCGCGTCCTGCTGCGGCCTGGTCGGCCTCAAGCCGACCCGGGCGCGCAACTCCCTGGCCCCGGACTTCGGCGAGCTGCTCAGCGGCCTGCTGGACGAACATGTGCTGACCCGCAGCGTGCGCGACAGCGCCGCCCTGCTCGACGCCACCCACGGCGTGGTGCCGGGCGACCCGTATCGCGCGCCGCCGATGCAGGGGCGTTTTCTCGACCAGCTCGGTCGCGAACCGGGACGCCTGCGCATCGCCTATTCCAGCACCGACCCGGCCGGGCGGCCGCTGCACCCCGACTGCATCGCAGCGGTGGAAAGCACCGCGCGCCTGCTCGAATCCCTCGGCCACCATGTGGAAGAAGCGGCGCCGCAGCTGGACCTGCAAAGCTTCGCCGAAGCCTTCAGTGCCCTGTGGTTCTCCGGCATTGCCTTCGCCGTGGAACTGATGAGCCTGCAACTGGGACGCGGCCCGTTGCCCGGCGAGCTGGAAAACCTGACCCAGGCCGTGCATCAACGCGGCCTTGGCGTCAGCGCGGTGGAGTACCAGATGTCCGAGCTGGTGTTGCAGCAGGTGGGCCGGGAAATGGCGCGTTTCCACCAGACCTACGACTGCTGGCTGACCCCGACCCTGGCCCGGCCGCCGCTGCGCAATGGCGTGGTGGATATCCATTCCAGCGACCTGGAAAGCACCTACGGCCCGCTGATCGACTACAGCCCGTTCACCGCCATCCACAACGCCTCGGGGCAACCGGCGATTTCCTTGCCGTTGCACTGGAACGCCGAGGGCCTGCCGATCGGCCTGATGCTCAGCGCCGCCTTTGGCGAGGAAGGCTTGTTGTTCCGCCTGGCCGGCCAGTTGGAACAGGCACGCCCGTGGAAGGACCGGCGGCCGCAGTTGTTCCTGCAGCACAGCTCCGACGAAGCGGTTATCGGCTAA
- a CDS encoding acyl carrier protein, whose protein sequence is MHIDEITFAVTETLASLLEVDSGSLDVERSFHEMGVDSVLIVGLSAEFEDRFGISLDPELAYLHDTVSKVSQHLYGVINQGALGVVGEVSHG, encoded by the coding sequence GTGCACATAGACGAAATAACCTTTGCCGTGACCGAAACCCTGGCCAGCCTGCTGGAGGTCGATTCCGGGTCGCTGGACGTCGAGCGCTCGTTCCACGAGATGGGCGTCGACTCGGTGCTGATCGTCGGCCTGTCCGCCGAGTTCGAGGACCGTTTCGGCATCTCCCTGGACCCTGAGCTGGCCTACCTGCACGACACCGTGAGCAAGGTCAGCCAGCACCTGTACGGCGTCATCAACCAGGGCGCGCTTGGCGTGGTGGGGGAGGTCAGTCATGGCTGA